One part of the Deltaproteobacteria bacterium genome encodes these proteins:
- a CDS encoding CarD family transcriptional regulator — MSALSFQEGEKVVYPAHGVGVIDSIQIRKISGSEQRFYMITILETGMKIMVPVSQADSVGLRGVADGETIEKVFCILRERNVAVDTQTWNRRHREYTQKLKTGSVFEIAKVIRDLSVLRGDKELSFGERRMLDTAQGLLAREISVSLASSEEQAMARIEQIFAE, encoded by the coding sequence TTGAGCGCACTTAGTTTTCAGGAAGGCGAAAAGGTTGTTTACCCAGCCCACGGAGTAGGCGTAATCGATTCCATTCAAATCCGCAAGATCTCGGGTTCTGAGCAGAGGTTTTACATGATTACAATTCTCGAAACGGGGATGAAAATCATGGTTCCAGTAAGCCAAGCAGATTCAGTGGGTTTGCGGGGAGTCGCTGATGGTGAAACAATCGAGAAGGTTTTCTGTATACTTCGCGAGCGCAATGTAGCAGTCGATACGCAGACGTGGAATCGCCGACACCGCGAGTATACTCAGAAGTTAAAAACCGGTTCCGTTTTTGAAATAGCAAAAGTCATCAGGGATTTATCCGTATTGCGTGGAGACAAGGAGCTTTCTTTCGGCGAGCGCAGGATGCTCGATACGGCCCAAGGCCTTCTTGCAAGAGAGATCTCTGTATCGCTTGCAAGCTCCGAAGAGCAGGCAATGGCGCGGATTGAGCAAATCTTTGCGGAGTAA